TTAATGCGCTTTAAAGACGTTAGCTTACCAGTTGGTGATGTAGCAAGAGAAATAAGATCTGATAGATCGTTTCCTAAGGGAAATTTAGATTGGAAACATTTAAAAGAATATCTTAAGTCAATTGGTTTTTCAGATTCCAAATTAGAAATTGTTAAAAACGTCTTCAACTATTATTTAGCGGAGAAAAGTCGCTAATTAATAAAATCCAGTAATCATTTGGAAGCTTCATATTTTCTTGGCCATATTTGCCTCGTATTTCAGTATTGGCATAAAGGCCACCATGGAACAGTTGGGCTTCCTTTCTTTTTCTTAATTCACCTATTAATTCAGATGTCGAATACTTTTGCAATTTATTCATCGATATGATTCCTTTCTATTTTTTAGTGACGCCCAGTTGGTATAAAGTATTCAATGACCAGGGCTGCTAAGAACAATAAAACTAGTACTTCCAATGATTCCATTAATCAAATCACTCCTTTTTAATATTTGTAGAATTTTGAATTCAACCCATTAAGGAGGCTAAGTCGTATGATTCATCAAATTGTTGCTATTCGATTACGAACTTATTCCAAGGGAAAGCAAGCATCACCAGAAAATATTGATTTAATAAAACAGGCCAGTGGGAAAATTGAACTTATTCAAGCCACAGCAGCCAATATTATTCGTGGTGATCACTACTTTTACATTCTCGGTAATGGTACCTATGAAATCACTTATGATTACAATCATGACAATGCTTTATATATTAAAACCAAGAATTCCTCAAATCGTCACGATCGATTATTAGATTTGCCAAGAATTTAATGTTTTTACCAATTGAATTCACTCCAATGATCCTCCAGGAACTGCTGCATTTTGGTAGCTTTAAACAACCAGGGACTACCTTTACTGCCACGATGAACTAAATACCTATCATCCATTAAGGCTTGCATTTCCCGTGAATATTTTGGATTCTCCAAGAAATTTTCTCTTAACCATTGTGGTGATTTGTTCCCACACCATTTACGAAGATCGTTTAAATTCCAAGTCCGTCCAAAGGTTGATTCCCGTTTTAACTTTTGGTAATCTTCCTTATTTATCAATTCAAAATTATCAGGAATTTGAATTGATACTTTAGCACTAATGACTTGAGACATTTTGTCACTTCCTTTAGTTGTATAATTTATTTATTCCAATTAATCGAGATGATAAATATGAATTTAAAACAAGCAGCCCTATTTGAATATAGCTTTGAATATTTCTTGAGTAAGATTCACAATGCAGAAGCCAAAAAATGTATATGGGAATTTAATGGGCAGTTATTGACCGCTACTTTTCACGACAGTACTCTATTTAGTGGAGATGAATTTAGCAAGCAACTTTTCAACGACCGATTGAAAGAAGATGCTCTAAAGCTCAATACTTCTCATGGGGATTCACTTGGTAAATTTCAACGAAATTTTCCGTTATTAATTAACACGTTATCAACGTTCGTTGTCGATCTTGATAATTCTCAATATACTTTGACTGATTTTTTTCTGGCTAAAAACGTTTCATTTCTTGGGAAAAACATAGATAACTTAGATTTTTATCTTTTCCCTAAAGATGCAGATTTTAAGATTGTATCAATCACTTCATCCGAAACTCGGGATTAAAGTGCTTGATATGATTCAGCACATCTCCTAGCTCAGCACTTAGCTGCTGAGCTTTTTTTATTTCTGAAAGAAGAATACTTCCATTCTCCAAGATGAGAGAAATATTTGTGCTTTTTGCCTGATCTAATAAATCAATTTGTTTTAATTCAAAACTGGTGTTCTTATCGATCATCTTTCTCACTTCCTTTTGATAAGATCTGACGTGGATTAATTAATCGTCGTTTTTGTTGTCTTCAATTTCTACATTCTTCACTCCATAAGCGATAAACTTATTAACTACCGCTGTGACAGTTAATCCAGTTTCGTGCTTAATGTCCATTAACTGGTTATACAAATCAGTGTTAATGCTAATCAATCGTGATACTCGTGGTTCTGGTGCTTTCTTTTCTAAAACTAAACGTGGTTTTGCCATTTTTTATTACTTCCTTCTATTATTTACTGACGTATAATTTAATTAATTCAATTAATCGAGGTGAAAATTGTGACAAGCGATGAATTTTAAACAAGTTTGACGACATGTTTGATGATGAAGAGAACATTGAGCGGATACGTGAAGATGCCAAAAATGG
Above is a genomic segment from Lentilactobacillus buchneri containing:
- a CDS encoding YozE family protein, whose translation is MDFYNWLMRFKDVSLPVGDVAREIRSDRSFPKGNLDWKHLKEYLKSIGFSDSKLEIVKNVFNYYLAEKSR
- a CDS encoding DUF771 domain-containing protein, with the protein product MSQVISAKVSIQIPDNFELINKEDYQKLKRESTFGRTWNLNDLRKWCGNKSPQWLRENFLENPKYSREMQALMDDRYLVHRGSKGSPWLFKATKMQQFLEDHWSEFNW